Below is a window of Solanum stenotomum isolate F172 chromosome 7, ASM1918654v1, whole genome shotgun sequence DNA.
ATCACAACTTTCAGTCAGCAAgtgatgagtttttttttttcgaactCAATAATTTAGTCTGTAGTCATTTCTGTTCACAAGTATTGATTAAGGTGAGCAGGGGGTCATGGCCTTACTACgtacctatatatatattcatgagtTTTagtagaggtttcatagataatCAATTAGAATTGTTATATTTAGTCtactttgtttcaatttttattcAGATTACAATAGTAGTATAGTATAGTATACAAAACAAACTTTATTCAGTGATGTATATTGAATTATGCTTCTACTTAgtcattttagtctttactCATGTTTATACTCAGTTTCTCGTGACTTATGCAGTATCAAAGGTTAGCTTGGCCGGGGTCCATATTAAGACTAGAGAATAGTCTCGAATTGGTGATAATATatgatacttgttcttgattgtTATAGATCTTGTTTAGTTGTCTATAATCATCGCGCATAGATTCATCCTTCTTCTTACAATTGATcattcaactcttttaactaTATAGCAGAATAAATGTAATTTTACACCCCTCGATCGATCACATCTTGTGTTTGTTAATGTTGAAGTTGACTTTAATTTCTTCTGCTTTCTTAAAACGTAATGTTCATAAAATTCAATCTTCTTACCTTTCAAAAGTTTATGACTactcaaaatctccaattcaaGTATGCTCACATAATTCAGTATCATGTGACATAATCTTGCATTGTCATAATTAGATAATTGCATTGACAAAGTTAATAATGATATTTTCGGTCAATGTGTAGAGACCATCCTTCAACATGCTTTTTAATTAGCAtgtctaaaaaaaattcagtcaCCTAATTTATAGTTTCTATATACTTGTATTCTTGTTTATGATCTAGTGTACTCAAGAAAAAATGATTCTTCGATCTTCGGAtcaataacatatataatagACTTATGTAATAGTCATCCCAACTTTATCATGTTGGTGAATTCAAACGGTATCTATGTCAATTATTTTACTAGTTATATCATTGCCTTTATTACGgttcttctatttttctcttAGTTGTTAAATTAATCTCTTTAGAAATCATATGTAGAGTATAAATAGAGTCTAACATTGATTTATTGACACGATGGACTTTACAATTGATAATTGTCTCAAATTAAGTGTCATCttagcaaaataaatttgtcctaAAATAAGTGTCACCTTAGGAATTCAAGACAATAGGCTTTTTCAATTATACCCTTATAATCCACCTTCTTAATAGTATTCAATTTCCaacaaacattaattaaatagcGACAGTTTAGTAAACTACACATTGTacttattgattttttaatggACGTGATATTTACTAATGTGACACTTGTTTTGGGACGAAGGGAGTACATGACAAACCATGGTATTAGCATTGCAAGCGTTTATAATGGATGCATTAGCATGGTTAAGACACATTTATCTTTTTCCGCATCCTTTTCATCGTATTTGTGGAGGGTATTTTTTTAAACGGAGAAGGGCCTACTAAAATGCCCCTCAACTTTTTGAATCAGGACAAAACTGCCCTCATTCATCTTTCGGTCTCCAAATACCCCTATCGTCAGCCTTTTGGCTCAAAACTACACTCCATATCAATCATTTAGCTCATATTTGCTCTTAGTTTGAGCCAAAAGGTTAACATCAATGATATTCGAGGTCTAAAAAGTAAACaaagggtaattttgtacaAATTCAAAGAATTGAGGAGCATTTAAGGCGTttatcctttttaaaaataaatatttagtttggAAATTATGCAACGCAATatgctatttttaatacaccaaatcaGACAatacataagaaataattttagaataacTACTATCGATACTATTAATAAATCTTATTTAACACTATTATTATACGACCTACCAAACTACTTAATTTGCAAGATTCGTATCTAAAATTCTCTGGgaatatttgatatatatattatttttcattatgtcaCTATATTGCAAAGGAACATTAGGAGAATCATGATGGACCACCCTTTTTTTAACCAAATTAAGTTCACTCTTAAGAATGTGTTGTGAGGGTCAAGAAATATACCAAATAATAGAGATATATTAGCCAATAaccaataaattatattaatcgAAAATGATAGAGAAAGTAATTTAGCAACTACATGCAAGAGGCCAAATTTAAGCTGAACTTCAATTCATAGTAAGACGTCTAATCTATCTAATACTATAATTAGAACTAGTATTGGGATGACTACTTTGATGAAATTTTAAGGTCACTTGTCCTATATCAAGTCAAATCGAATCCACGTAGAATTgataaaatgatgaaaatacaaatttaGTTGCCATTAATGCTTGGAAATattgtgaatatatataaaatctctctgtcctaatttatgtgatgtacttttctttttagtccgttgaaaaaaaaatgacacatttttatactTAGTAAcagtttaactttaaaatgctcgctttacccttaatgagatgGTTTATAATCACACAAACATTTATGATTTGTTTccgaccacaagtttcaaaagtcttttttctttctttcttaaacttcatgtcAAAGTAAACTacacatcacataaattgagacggaggaAACATTATCTTTTGTCTTATTTATTAATGAgctatacaaatcaaaattcaGCCATAATTAGTCCAAGTCTAATTGCACATAATCAGTCACCAGTCAATTATTCAGGGTTAACAAATGGTTATGGGtcatatcattgttcaatataacCACAAAAATCTAATCTTATTCTTCTCTTTGCTAGTCACATAAATATTTCTTCTAAGGgattatatttgtcattttccaaccaaagaaagaggaaaaaagagaGGGATGAGAGTGAAATAGTAACAGAATTGATTATACatctacttatttattatttttgtcaagAAATTGAAGAGTGGTGAAGTACTCGTAGTCTACTTGGTCAAgcttttaaaagttaaaaatatttatttaaaaagttataatatttgattaagcatttaaagaaaaataattgtttttaattttgaatagtagcaaagttattttttaaaatttttaaaaaataattgttttccATAAATACTTTTGGAATAATTGACCAAGCACAAAATAGTGTTTTTATTGTAATAAAATTGatcttcaaattaattattcaaataCAAAGAACTACTCTTCctgaaaatactttttattaataaaaaaatatatttttaaataataaaaatttaaaaactaggCCAAATAAGGCATCACACATGCCAAATTGTGTTGGGAGGGTCCGTTTGGGTCCCTACTGCGCATGCTTATGTCCATAAAGTTTGATTGTATTCAAGTGACTAGGAACATGATGGATTTTGACTTCATTATTATAAACCAAGTGTTCCaatatttgttctttacttGGAGCAAACCAAATAGTAGAAGAGGTGGAACTTGTCATATCATAATAGAATCGTTCAAAATCGAATcaaaatcaataatttgaataattttttttattaatttatcagTAATGGGTAATTGATTTaatggtttttatttttttttattatcgaGTTATTGATTCTTAACGGTTTGAGGTTTTTTGTTAACGGATTAACCGATAACCtgatagtaaattaataaattatatttataccattttggtatataaagtccttgacttaggatttagtttcatatttttacttttggCAGTCTCAAACTTTCGGTTATTCTAAAATGTATTAGTGTTGTTTTTTTAGCAAGATACAATTTATCAACTCATGTGCACGGTTTATTTAGTTTGTTACcatgtttctaagtgattttcaatcatttattttttgagtcaaatCTTAACGATTAAACCGATAATTGAACCGATAACGATCAATAATCGATAAACAAATAACCGATAAGccaatatcataatggttctTAATGGTTTAGCATGTCTACACACCCAAATCGATTAATTGAaccgataaacttcaaaatccaaccgaaccgaccgatacgCAGCCCTATTTCATAAACacttaactattttattttgaatttttggtaaaagttaatattattttattattaaataggtaactaatagaaataaattaaaacggagagaataattatttctcaatttaatttgtatattatatttaactaaatttattaacagtaaaaaaaatacactaaatgtgtacataatttttaaattatctttttgaaaaaaaggtaTTCCCTCTATCCCAGTTTGGATTTACTTGGTCTAAAAAGAATGATGCAATTCAATATTTAGTatcctctgtctcaatttataagacttatttttctttttagttagtcACTGaaagaatgacatatttctatatttagttataatttattttcaaaagtccattttatccttaataaattaatttttaatcacaaatatttataacttattttagaccacaaactttttttaaaaaaaaattacgtgTCAAGTCAGACTAACTCATATAAGTTGGAATGGAGGGAACAATAATTTGTCTTTAAAATGCTTATTtaatcattaataaaataatttatagtcatACAAACATTTTTGACTTGTTTTAGATCGCaagtttcaaaaatatttttccttttagatTCTGATTCAATTAAAACTACATTACATAGATTGAAACGGCTACGATTAATGCCACGAGAAGGAGGGTGGGAACACATGGGTCCGGGCTCTCTTCAAAGTAAAGAATGAATTGGTGGAAGGTAAGGTGGTGGTGGATAATgatgatataaaattatgaaaagtgGCCACCGTCGCTCTTTTTAGGTTTATTTATCTCATTGTGTTCCTTccttttcaaaacttttttaGTGATTGGAGTGCAAAAGCCAAATTTTGCGTTTTATAATCTTACCAACAACTATTTTTGACTTACATGGTaatcattgatttttttgttatttcccCCTATTCATGACAACTTCTTTTTAATTATGCCTTCTCTAAGTGTATTGATATttggttataaatatttaaattattgcTAGTGATCATTTTACATTTTGATGCTCTTTGCGTGATTTAATGAGATCTTTATATGAATTCGAAACCTAAATGatggagaaaaataaaaaaaatgatcaaattaaTGTGTCAGAATAAAGTTGACATATTCTACGTATGATGCACTAATGCATTAAATTAGTGACCTATATGTCATGCATAGACGGTCCACTAAACCAATACTTGATGAGTGTTAAGACATATGGACCTCTATAGCTCACTAAATTAGTGTGTAAATAAGTGTCATTAAAACTAGGATATAATTCTAATTTTACATGCTTTTTGatcacctctttttttttttttccacatcATTTAGGTTATGGACTCCTTTACCTAGATAATTTGATTCATTATGtactattaattatatatattatacattatgTATATTTGCATGTGTGCATTTAAAAGTAAGGAGCATgcactacaacaaaaaataacttttagcgagaataaataaacacattaataaagagtgttaaagtctttatcggcattagttaagtgtcattagatccaatgtcattaaaggctttagggacatatacgaagagtgttaattgccgctaacaatatatatttagtgGTAATTGAGCTATTGCCattaattaattgccgctaaagatcattttttatgtagtgaTGTAATAAAAAGCTAGTGATTAttcatgaagaaaaatataacagatgaaaaaagtgaaaaagttatCCAACCAATGAGGATTGTGGTGCAGGAATGATAAGTACTcctttattcttaattaaagGTCTTGGATTCGAGTCTTTCTGCGTATGGAATCGCCTTCGTAAGCTTTACTAGACTTTCCGATGCAATTCGAATTTAATCAAGCTCCAAACCaggcaaaaacaaaaaaaagttgtcCGATTAGCTTGGACACCATACCGCTCATTTAATAATACCCCACTGTGATTTTTTAATTCTTCCTTTCttgaattaccatttttttataataataataatattttttatttttttcaaagtaaaaaaaataggagCCCAAATTTATCATACCCCACTAAGTGAGGTTGTGATATGCAATTGAGAAGTCACAATCAAGGAGATCACATGACCAAATGCCATCTGGTTTGATCATTTTAGTTATAATAAATATTCCAATATTATGaacttgtttttttctttcaattatttgtGTTTACAGCCCACAGCCACTGGCTTCAATTTTTTGCCCTTTGGATGGTAGCAAGTTATTTTCCTACAGCTAGATTTCGTATTATCTCAGCTTTGGCTCTTAACACCAAATCTTCAATAATTAAtcaacttaaaaaatatatatacatagttaATActattctcttttcttttaattatatttatggACTTAATTATTCAGTTCATGGATCAAAATTTTGTCATTGCTTGTTTTTTAATCTACAAAGAGAAACACATGGAATTATCATAACACTTGTTATACttgaacaaagaaaaacaacacttggtatattaatattttcttttggataATACAAATATACCACAAGTTCCGTAGAATAGTATGATTCTTTCATTATTATATGCAAAAGTCTTGAGTTAGAGTTGAGCAGATGTGTCAAATGGACGGGttgaattgagttgagttgatagATAGGGTTATTGACCCGCTGAAAAGCTACTTGTTGAAATGGACTAAAATTCACAACTCAATCTATCCAATTCTTACTAAGTTTTAAttgttcttttataaatttttaatagctaataaaattattatttttctattatggttaaatataacatattaaataaataaataaaaatttaaaaatattttgacaagatttctcATGACTCAATTTAAGCTACATCTCAACCCAATTTTTGGGAATCAATACCTTGCCCAAACTTGAATGAATTGGACGGATTTGAACGAATTGAGTAATACCTCACCCAAACTTGAATGAATTGGACGGATTTGAACGAATGGAGTTTGATTTTGAGACCCGAATTTAGAATAGTGAGTAGTAAGAAAATCATTTAATGTGTTTTTTGTCAAAAAGGAGAAAGCGGCAatgataaaagtaaaatatgtcAAAACAGAATAAcgacctttttttttcttcccgCTTTATTTCCCCTGTTTTCTTCTTTAAACTGAATCAAACTCCATaaatttcttcttccttttttctgctactcaatcaaatttatataaCTTGATTCAACAGCAATAAGAATATATAAATGGTATAAATTTAGAGAGTTAATGGgggtgtttttttaaaagaaattattggTACTATCAAGGACATGACCCACAAGAAGAGGCCCATTAGTTTGGACAAGTGTTTTAATCTATGATTTGAGCACAAATAGTTTGATGCAAAAATGGCCAAAGAAGTAGATCAACATCAATATTTTACACTGTGTCTTTGTTCCCTTTGCCTTCTTTAACAACCTTCATATTCTTCCTTTCTGTTTCTCAAACTTGCAGTTTTTTTCACTAATCTCCATGGATAAACATCACTCTCAGCTGGCGCTCGCCAAGTGTTCACGGCACCAGAGATATAATGAATGGTTTGCGTTTTGATTTTTGTGCTTTTAGAACATCATGTTCTCTTCTTATTGCTAATCAAACTTTTGATCTTTGTTTAGGGTGTTTCGAGACGTTCCCAGTGATATAATGATTGTAGTAGATGGAGGCACATTTTCATTGCATAAGGTAATTCTCTTTTGTGTGTCTTGTTTGTAGCtcaaaagacttttttttttttggggggaggtGATTTATATTGTTCCTTTTCATGACTAAACTGATTCGAAGTTCGTAGACTACAGTGTAAGGCTTGTAACATAGAAACATGTGATGCAGTTTCCTCTTGTATCGAGGAGTGGGAGAATTCGGAAGCTTGTAGCAGGGCACAGGGATTCTGATATATCGATGATTGAACTACTTAGTCTACCAGGTGGAGCTGAATCATTTGAGCTAGCAGCCAAATTTTGTTATGGTGTTAACTTTGAGATTACAGCTGCAAATGTTGCTCAGCTTTGTTGTGTGTCTGATTATCTGGAGATGACTGATGAGTATTCGAAAAATAACCTTGGTTCCCGAGCTGAAGAGTATCTCGAGGTTGTTGTAAGCAAGAATCTTGAAATGTGTGTTGAAGTCCTTAAACAATGCGAAAACCTGCTCCCTTTGGCTGATGAGCTGAAAATAGTTATCCGATGCATTGATGCTATAGCCTCTAAAGCTTGTGTGGAGCAGATTGCTTCAAGCTTCTCGCGCTTGGAATATAGTAGTTCTGGTAGACTCCATATGAATCGCCAGGCTAAGTGTGAAGGAGACTGGTGGATAGAGGATTTATCAGTTCTTCGTATTGACTTGTATCAACGAGTCATAACAGCAATGAAATGTCGTGGTGTTAGGCCTGAAAGTATTGCAGCTTCACTAGTTAACTATGCTCAGAAGGAGTTGACAAAGAAGTCCACTTCCTGGAATCAGTCGACCCAACCAAAAGTTGATGTGGTTTCAGGTTCAAATGACCATGAAAAAGTTGTGGTCGAGACGATTGTTAGCCTTATGCCTGTTGAGAAATTGGTTGTTCCCATAACCTTTCTTTTTGGGCTACTGAGAAGTGCTGTGATGCTTGATTGCACAGTTGCTTGTAGACTTGATCTTGAGAGGCGGATAGGATCTCAATTAGACATAGCTACTCTCGATGATCTTCtcattccttcttttcataatGCTGGTGAAACATTATTTGATGTCAACACAGTGCATAGGATCTTGGTTAGTTTTTCTCAACAGGAGGATAGTGATGAAGATATGGATGATGTCTCAGTGTTTGAGTCTGATAGCCCTACTTCGCCATCCCAAACTGCATTATTCAAAGTCGCAAAACTGGTGGACAATTACCTAGCTGAAATTGCACCTGATGCAAACCTAAAGCTGAACAAGTTCATAGCAATTGCTGAAAGCTTACCAGCACATGCTCGTACCATCCATGATGGACTTTATCGAGCAATCGATGTCTACCTCAAAGTATGTACAACCAATTGCTTGAAATGTGCTTCTCAGAAAACTTTATTGGTTTGAGtacaagttttaaaattttatggtTCTTTCTATCTTCGAAAACTACCTGTTTATAATGACTTAAATGAATATGGTTCCAAATTACAATAAGGTATTGTTTCATACTAATCTATTTGCTAATGACTTAAAATGGATACACAACTTTCTAGGAAGAGGATTAAGTACTTTACACAGAGTTCAGGATGTTTCCTTTAACAGAATCTTCTAAACTAATAAGTTCATATTACTAACCGAGTCGTAGAGCTTCCTTAAGTTATTACTTTTGACTAATTATCGATGTTCATCCCATGGATATTCCAGGCTCATCAGGCCTTATCAGATCCAGACAGGAGGAGACTATGCAAACTGATTGATTTTCAGAAACTCTCACAAGAATCTGGAGCACACGCTGCACAAAATGAACGCCTCCCACTCCAATCAATTGTACAGGTTCTTTACTTTGAGCAAATGAGGCTTCGAAATGCCTTATTTTGTTCTTATCCTGATGATGATCATAAACCAATGCACCAATCGTGGAGGATCAATAGTGGTGCTGTAAGTGCAGCTATGTCTCCCAGGGATAATTATGCTTCTCTAAGACGAGAAAATAAGGAACTAAAACTTGAACTAGCACGAATGAGGATGAGATTGAATGACCTGGAGAAAGATCATGTttgtatgaagaaaaatatggaaaaatctAACTCGCGGAGATTCATGAGTACATTCACGAAAAAGATTGGGAAGTTGAACATCTTTGGACATAGTTCTTCCAAGGAGTCTAGTTCCTCCTCAAAGAGGTCACAAGTTACTGATTCTAAGCTAACTGAAAGAACATGACAGACAAACTTCCTGTTACATAAAGTTACTTGGATAGGTTTTGGTTGCTCCTAGTGCAAATAGTACTTGTAATCTCTGTTCTCTATTTTTCTGTCCTCAGATCTTGTATATGAGCTTTAGAGATATGCTTTAGCAAGtcagatttttcatttttcattcaagTAACGTAAATTTTGAGTTTCGATAAATCTGATCTCCAGAAGGATGTTTAAGTTATACACATTGATATATCTCATCTACAGAAATTGGACAAATATAACACTCATATGAAAAACCAACCTCCACAAGCCATATGACTAATACacttgtttttattttgatttatcttTCTATTCTTTCGATTTTCTTGCTTTTCTCACTATCAGCAATTCATTTTCATGTCTCCAAACAAATGGACTAAATGCATGAAAGTTTATTCATTTTCTAGATGTATCGCTATGATGTTATCAGGTTTTCCATATGGTTCATTTTACTCTTTTCCTCTCTCAAAAGATAAACAAAAGGAAGTCCTTTGATGACAAGTGACAACTACCTTTCATCTGAATCATATTTTTGCTCCCTCTTTAGGCAAATTGTTTCATAATTTTCCTactttttgttcctttctttTTCACAGATATTCTAAGAATCTCAATGGTAATATTCAGTTCATCAAATAACATGGAAGTAACTCTTCCATTGTTTAGTAACAATTGGCATGCCAAAAGTCACCCTCAGATTGAGCTGCCCTCGTTCACTATCCGTCTTTCTCAAACAAGATTTCAGCTCAACTTGGTTGGAACATATTGTATACTGACAACGGTGGTTGGCTACTCGTGATGCTGGAGAATGGCTATGGCTGCTGTTGTAATATCTTTTAGAGTGCATAAATGTACTGTCAAAGGATGAATCATCAATAGACTGCTGAGAGAAGTTATCAGGTCCATTTCTATTCTCTTTAAAATCGTCATCCTCGTAACTTGCAACATACCAAGGAGAATTCTGAAGCCTGTTGGGGTGCTTACCATGTGTAAGGTGCTTTGGAGTCATTCCTGCTGTTGACTTAGGGAGCGAGTTTCGATGAGGAAACTGATGCTTTCCAAGATTATTCAAGGACTTAATTCCCTCGAACGATGAGCTCCAATCAGAGACTCTATGCTTCTTCAGGGTCTGCTTTTCCTTAAGATTTAAGTTCTGAACATTAAGAGGACGATTGTCACGATTCTTGAGGAATTGGTTTTCCCTGAGAAGTGAGGTTTGACTAGTACTTATAGAAGTAAAATCGTGGGAATCGTAACTGTTGAGTGTGGGGATTGCTAGTGGCATAAGTTGATTCTGCTGCCTTTTGGCCTTCAAAAGATCATAAATTGTCTTCTTAGGAACTATGTAGAACACTTTGCCTGGAAGCAGAACTGCTTCAGGACGAACAACGATCCAGGGAAATTTGAAAACATCTGGACGGGCAATGCAGTGTCTCGGGTACTTCTTGAGTACTTCTGCTGCAATAATAGGCTTTGTATGGGTCTCAACACGCCGACCAGGATGTACTAACTTTAGTAAACCTTCTTCTCTTGTTGATATACCCATTTTGTCAGTTTATTTCTGGACTTTCTGATAAGCTTATGCAAAAAATAACCAAAGGGGAGGGAACTTGATTACCCAAATTAGCAATCTTATAATATGTTAGTGTTCAAAACCTGACAAAAGGGTGGAGGGGAACACAAGAATTAGACATAGGAAAAAGTGGTGGCCTTGTTGATCAACAGTACCCAATAGATACTTGTAATTGGATAATATGATCTCAGAATGACTCAATTTGGTGGTATCTAGGATCCATTTTTTGTATACTTTGATGCTGCATAATATGTGACATAGATTGATATCTTCAAAGTTCATGAGTCAGTTAGTTATCTTGTTATTATCTACTTTATGTGACTCCATAACACACACTTACCATTTAGTAAACATCtccttttgttcttttcttgaaaaaagaaaacactCTTCAACATAGTTttgtatgttttctttttctaagaTCAATTTGTTGATTCTCAAAACTCTCATTGCGTCTTTTTTGGGTTTgttgtttaaattattttttttaatttttaattttttatgtttcttgTTTTGGCCATCTCTTTGAAAACATTAGCACTACTTGAGCATGAATCTAACTCCTCAGTTTGAAGAGATCACAGACCATGCCTTCTTTGCTTTCCTATCCTTCTTTTTTGGGATAATGTTAACATGGATGTGGTGTAGTGGATGGGGCTACTCATCCCATACTTCGGTAGGGAGCCCTACGCAACACAAGTCCAAAAAGTCGGGCTTCAATGTGAGTACCGAACATTGGATCGGAAACGCAAAAAGAATGTTTACATGTCTATCAAAAACTATCTCTACCTCACCTTTGAGGTATACACACTATCCTCCTCAGATCCCACTCAATGAGACTACTCTGGGTATGTGTTGTTGTAATGTTAACATGCATTCTGGAGGATCTTGTGAAAATTTAACATATCAACCACGCTTTTTGCTCGTTTCAAAAGGTAGGCATGCCAAAGAAAGTGGAAATATCCTAATAAATCAATACCCAAACAGGGAATTCAATTTGCAGAGACTATCAACTGCAGAAACAAAGAATCTTAAAGAGTACCACTAAAAGAAGGCCATATGAAGTCTGAGAAAGGGTTCATCGCTACAAAAGACAGTTCCTTACTATCCCAGTATCCCCATAATTTAACCAAGACTTGCTCAGATGACAGAGCCTCCCCCACCCCTAAACTGTTTTTGGCTTTTCTTTTCGACACTTACTATGTATTCCCCATAAACTCCATCTTCAAGCTGCTGACTGTTTGGTATAGAAACGGATGCCAAAAGCCACACCCAAAATAATCAGGGGAACTAAGAACTGGAGGAGCTTGACGACGAACTCTGATGTTTTGTCCTGGTTGTACTGAGGCTGCTTGGGAGGAGTATACTTGGTTTTGGTGGGAATGGTTGCTGAATCAATATCACCTACATAGTACTCATCCAACATTGCTCGAGCACTGCTGCTGTGGCCAACATCCTCAAAATCATCAGTCGCATCCGTTCCTGCACAAAGAATCAGGAACTCGCTCACAACTGTCTTCTAAAGGACTATAGTTCTTTATATCACTAAACTCTGAACTTTCTAACATATTACCCCTTGACTAAGACTCTTTACTCCTTCGAATCACTGAACTCAACTAGACCGTTAAATAGAAGGTTAAGCTTGTCTAATAAGTTGGTAATGGCAAAATATAGAAGTGATTGATATTTGTCTTTACAACTCTGATTTTATTACATTACAGATAACAACATCTAAGATTTGAGAAATTACTCCAACATCAATCAGTAAAGCTTCAGTTGGATGCCACGAAAGCTCCAAAAGAATGTACTTTTTGATGAATTCACAgtaaaataaaggaaaataaagtCATTTCTTGCATGCTAAAGAATAGAAGAGAAGGAAAGAttataaaacaaagtttttTCCTCAAGCTTCCTACACCTTTTCGCTTGACTTAATTTGGATGAAAGTATTTTCTACTTATCCCTCAGCTATCCGGCTAACTTCACTTTTCCTTCCCtggaaaccaaaaccactaaaATTCTAGTTGCAGGAAGGAATATGTCAAAATATATTACCAGTTGAAGATATCAGAACCTCATCACCTCCAGGGTGGTCATCCAAGAATTTTGTTACATCATATACCTGTAAAATAGTAAACagaattttttgaagaaatagaAGAAGCAAGGGAAAAAAGG
It encodes the following:
- the LOC125871694 gene encoding BTB/POZ domain-containing protein At5g48800-like; this translates as MDKHHSQLALAKCSRHQRYNEWVFRDVPSDIMIVVDGGTFSLHKFPLVSRSGRIRKLVAGHRDSDISMIELLSLPGGAESFELAAKFCYGVNFEITAANVAQLCCVSDYLEMTDEYSKNNLGSRAEEYLEVVVSKNLEMCVEVLKQCENLLPLADELKIVIRCIDAIASKACVEQIASSFSRLEYSSSGRLHMNRQAKCEGDWWIEDLSVLRIDLYQRVITAMKCRGVRPESIAASLVNYAQKELTKKSTSWNQSTQPKVDVVSGSNDHEKVVVETIVSLMPVEKLVVPITFLFGLLRSAVMLDCTVACRLDLERRIGSQLDIATLDDLLIPSFHNAGETLFDVNTVHRILVSFSQQEDSDEDMDDVSVFESDSPTSPSQTALFKVAKLVDNYLAEIAPDANLKLNKFIAIAESLPAHARTIHDGLYRAIDVYLKAHQALSDPDRRRLCKLIDFQKLSQESGAHAAQNERLPLQSIVQVLYFEQMRLRNALFCSYPDDDHKPMHQSWRINSGAVSAAMSPRDNYASLRRENKELKLELARMRMRLNDLEKDHVCMKKNMEKSNSRRFMSTFTKKIGKLNIFGHSSSKESSSSSKRSQVTDSKLTERT
- the LOC125871449 gene encoding cytochrome b5-like; translation: MAKVYTLAEVSQHNSAKDCWLVISGKVYDVTKFLDDHPGGDEVLISSTGTDATDDFEDVGHSSSARAMLDEYYVGDIDSATIPTKTKYTPPKQPQYNQDKTSEFVVKLLQFLVPLIILGVAFGIRFYTKQSAA